A genomic segment from Candidatus Saganbacteria bacterium encodes:
- a CDS encoding MBL fold metallo-hydrolase → MFQLLKIYLEENNPNSWENLSKLPNNTRREWLKKNFQALLETLGKLHPEKGNDFSSWNLLGQTCINDNLYHEAEIIYDMLFKKMRESHGNIGLPSYYRAISRFLQGRFKEAYDDFKTAKQYDLHVKTPNSPSLRALSYMEETIFPTKEIIRKNQDKLIKDLNAARQVEYKIGANVLRTLHKWNSASPLFSQGLSQGGGYLLTLRNGRGEVKSIAIDPGYDFFDIFRSIGLSIVDIDAIIITHDHDDHTESVEGILSLLAKFNDHNQEKKSKVLDIFGSAGVLLKFHGLLSATDPYGNKEINYKLLVPGNNVTEIEGQSMQEKYGFAIHVKQAYHKERWTNEESSIGLTIDTSIKDKNGNNLKIGITGDTRYMEGIGREYSDCQVILLNIGSVEKEEGKYLSQHLGLLGCINLLKEARLGKPLLAILTEFGEEFTGKREVISHIIENWAQPLNAVKPLNSLRVIPADVNLEIKLQDLTIRESDTNVFFPYQMIKVSETNDDMIRYKFNVG, encoded by the coding sequence GTGTTCCAGCTATTAAAGATCTATTTAGAAGAAAATAATCCTAATAGCTGGGAAAACCTTTCAAAGCTCCCGAACAATACAAGAAGAGAGTGGCTAAAAAAGAACTTCCAAGCCCTTCTTGAGACTTTAGGCAAACTCCATCCTGAAAAGGGGAACGATTTTTCGTCGTGGAATCTCCTCGGCCAAACATGCATAAACGACAACCTCTACCACGAAGCCGAGATCATATACGACATGCTATTTAAGAAAATGAGGGAATCCCACGGCAACATTGGCCTCCCATCTTATTACCGTGCAATCAGCCGTTTTCTCCAGGGAAGATTCAAAGAAGCTTATGATGATTTTAAGACCGCCAAGCAGTATGACCTGCATGTTAAAACGCCCAATTCCCCGTCGCTTAGGGCCCTATCATACATGGAAGAAACCATTTTCCCGACAAAAGAGATCATAAGGAAAAACCAGGACAAGCTCATCAAGGATTTGAATGCCGCAAGGCAGGTCGAATACAAGATCGGAGCGAACGTCCTGCGGACTTTGCACAAATGGAATTCGGCTTCTCCCTTATTCTCGCAGGGATTGTCGCAGGGCGGCGGTTATCTACTGACGCTCCGCAACGGGCGCGGGGAAGTCAAAAGCATCGCGATCGACCCTGGATACGATTTTTTTGATATCTTCAGGAGCATAGGGCTTTCGATCGTCGATATCGACGCGATAATAATAACCCACGACCATGACGACCACACGGAAAGCGTCGAAGGCATCCTCTCCCTCCTTGCAAAGTTCAACGATCATAACCAGGAAAAAAAATCAAAAGTCCTGGATATCTTCGGATCAGCCGGCGTTCTCCTGAAATTCCACGGCCTGTTGTCGGCAACCGACCCATACGGCAATAAGGAGATCAATTACAAACTGCTTGTGCCTGGCAACAACGTTACCGAGATCGAAGGGCAATCCATGCAGGAAAAGTACGGGTTCGCGATCCATGTGAAGCAAGCGTACCACAAAGAAAGGTGGACAAACGAAGAATCCTCGATAGGCCTTACTATAGACACCTCGATAAAGGATAAGAACGGCAATAATTTAAAGATCGGCATCACCGGCGATACAAGATATATGGAAGGAATAGGCCGCGAATACAGCGATTGCCAGGTAATACTGTTAAATATCGGCTCTGTTGAAAAAGAAGAAGGCAAATATTTGTCGCAGCATTTGGGACTGCTCGGATGCATAAATCTGTTAAAAGAAGCGAGGCTCGGCAAGCCGCTGCTGGCGATCTTGACCGAATTCGGGGAAGAATTTACAGGCAAGCGCGAAGTAATAAGCCACATCATCGAAAATTGGGCCCAGCCCCTAAACGCCGTAAAACCCCTGAACTCTTTAAGGGTCATTCCTGCGGACGTCAACCTTGAAATTAAGCTCCAGGACCTGACGATCCGCGAATCGGACACAAATGTCTTCTTCCCCTACCAGATGATCAAAGTGTCGGAAACAAATGACGACATGATCAGATATAAATTCAATGTCGGTTAA
- a CDS encoding YIP1 family protein, giving the protein MNLIVIIERARNLLLHPKEEWLKIAAENDDPKNVINFLAVITIVPALALFLGYGIVGLPGPYGYFRMSFLSAFFSALVFYILTAIAIALSTAMVSFFCHYFNIDGKWETYHKLIGYSATAPILANIFYIFPFLKFLKILGFYGAVTFFVGLPLLLKVQKEKEMQFVVTVLIAAIVITIIFFSLTDQFLGPIYSELL; this is encoded by the coding sequence ATGAATTTAATCGTAATTATTGAAAGGGCCCGCAATCTGCTTTTACACCCAAAAGAAGAATGGCTAAAAATTGCGGCCGAAAATGACGATCCTAAAAATGTGATCAATTTCTTGGCGGTCATTACAATTGTTCCGGCTTTAGCGTTATTTCTAGGTTATGGGATCGTCGGGCTCCCCGGGCCTTATGGATATTTTAGAATGTCTTTTCTCTCGGCATTTTTTTCCGCCTTAGTTTTTTATATACTGACAGCGATCGCAATAGCTCTTTCAACCGCAATGGTCAGTTTTTTCTGCCATTATTTCAACATCGACGGCAAGTGGGAAACATACCACAAGTTAATAGGATACTCTGCGACCGCTCCAATTCTGGCGAATATCTTTTATATATTCCCTTTCCTAAAGTTTTTAAAGATATTGGGTTTTTACGGCGCGGTGACTTTTTTTGTTGGGCTGCCTTTGCTGTTAAAGGTCCAGAAAGAAAAAGAAATGCAGTTCGTGGTCACGGTGTTGATAGCGGCAATAGTTATAACTATAATATTCTTCAGCTTAACCGACCAATTCTTGGGACCTATCTACTCCGAACTTCTTTAA
- a CDS encoding ATP phosphoribosyltransferase, with product MSKLKLGIPKGSLQETTIYLLKKAGFTVKTSERSYYPQIDDPEIECMLIRAQEMPRYVETGILDIGITGIDWVYESGRKVVKVSDLIYAKQGLRKVRWVLAAPEGSKIKSIKDLKGKTIATELVNFVKKYCKKNKVNAKVEYSWGATEAKPPRLADAIVELTETGNSLRANDLKILETVLESNTVIISNKKTLSDHWKKQKIENIVLLLEGALNAETKVGLKMNVPATRLKNILSLLPALQTPTVSKLADPSWVDLDTIIEEAIVRDLIPKLKKAGATGIVEYPLNKVIL from the coding sequence ATGTCAAAACTAAAACTCGGCATTCCAAAAGGAAGCCTTCAAGAAACAACGATCTATCTATTAAAAAAAGCTGGATTTACGGTCAAAACAAGCGAGCGGTCGTATTATCCGCAGATCGATGATCCCGAGATCGAATGCATGCTGATAAGGGCCCAGGAAATGCCACGCTATGTTGAAACAGGCATCCTCGACATAGGCATTACTGGGATCGATTGGGTCTATGAATCGGGAAGAAAAGTGGTAAAAGTTTCAGACCTGATATACGCCAAGCAAGGCTTGAGAAAAGTTAGATGGGTCCTTGCGGCTCCGGAAGGTTCAAAGATCAAGAGCATAAAAGACCTCAAGGGAAAAACGATCGCGACCGAGCTTGTGAATTTTGTAAAAAAATACTGCAAAAAGAATAAAGTTAACGCGAAGGTCGAATATTCTTGGGGAGCAACGGAAGCCAAGCCCCCTCGCCTTGCAGATGCGATCGTTGAATTAACAGAGACCGGAAACTCTCTTCGCGCAAACGATCTAAAAATACTTGAAACGGTGCTTGAATCGAACACAGTCATTATCAGCAATAAGAAAACCCTGTCCGACCATTGGAAAAAACAAAAAATTGAAAACATCGTCCTTCTCTTGGAAGGCGCATTGAATGCCGAAACAAAGGTCGGCTTAAAGATGAATGTTCCGGCAACCAGGCTTAAGAACATACTGTCGCTGCTACCGGCCCTTCAAACCCCGACAGTATCAAAGCTTGCCGATCCTTCATGGGTTGACTTGGATACGATAATTGAAGAAGCTATAGTTCGCGATTTAATACCTAAACTTAAGAAAGCCGGGGCGACAGGAATAGTCGAATATCCGCTTAATAAAGTTATTCTTTAA
- a CDS encoding LL-diaminopimelate aminotransferase: MRKSKRLEKIPPYLFVKIEEKKAQLLESGVDVIDFGIGDPDLPTPKHIFKKMHDVLELKESGNYPTSKGELSYREAVAGWYKKRFGVTLDAKTEVCSLIGSKEGLSHLFFAFVDQGDVTLVPDPAYPVYKIGTTLAGGEPYMLPLTEKNCFIPDLDSISRNIVKKSKLLFINYPNNPTGAVADLDFFKRCVQFAKKNNILLVSDLAYSEMGYDGYKPHSVLEVPGAKDCTIEFHSLSKTYNMTGWRIGMAAGNSEAVSALATIKSNVDSGVFKAIQFAAIEALNGDQTCVIENAKVFEERRNVLIDGLNSLGWKIFKPKATFYVWAPVPKDETSASFTEKLLDKSGILVVPGSGYGTAGEGYVRFAITLPKERISEAIARMKKNEIRF, encoded by the coding sequence ATGCGTAAATCAAAAAGGCTCGAAAAGATACCCCCATATTTATTTGTTAAGATCGAAGAAAAGAAAGCGCAACTCTTGGAATCGGGAGTTGATGTTATCGATTTCGGTATCGGCGATCCAGATCTTCCAACCCCGAAACATATTTTTAAAAAGATGCATGATGTCCTTGAGCTAAAGGAATCCGGAAATTATCCAACCTCAAAAGGCGAATTATCGTACAGGGAAGCGGTTGCCGGATGGTATAAAAAACGATTTGGCGTAACTTTGGATGCAAAAACCGAAGTTTGCTCTCTTATAGGATCAAAAGAAGGGCTTTCCCATTTGTTTTTTGCCTTTGTAGATCAAGGGGATGTAACTTTAGTTCCCGATCCAGCATATCCTGTATATAAAATTGGGACAACTCTAGCCGGTGGAGAGCCCTATATGCTTCCGCTGACCGAAAAAAATTGTTTCATACCCGATCTGGATTCCATTTCTCGGAATATCGTAAAAAAATCCAAACTGCTTTTTATTAATTACCCGAACAATCCGACCGGCGCCGTTGCCGACCTTGATTTCTTTAAAAGATGTGTCCAATTTGCCAAGAAAAACAATATTTTGCTTGTATCCGACCTTGCATATTCCGAAATGGGATACGATGGGTATAAACCGCATAGCGTTCTCGAAGTCCCGGGCGCAAAAGATTGTACTATCGAATTCCATTCGCTTTCAAAAACTTATAATATGACCGGATGGCGCATCGGGATGGCTGCGGGGAATTCGGAGGCCGTTTCAGCTCTGGCAACCATTAAATCAAATGTCGATAGCGGGGTTTTTAAAGCTATTCAATTTGCGGCGATCGAGGCATTGAATGGAGATCAAACATGCGTTATTGAAAATGCAAAAGTTTTCGAAGAAAGACGAAATGTTCTTATCGACGGATTGAATTCTTTGGGTTGGAAGATCTTTAAGCCTAAAGCCACATTTTATGTTTGGGCGCCTGTGCCGAAAGATGAAACGTCAGCTTCATTCACCGAAAAACTTTTGGATAAATCGGGGATTTTGGTTGTTCCGGGAAGTGGCTATGGGACGGCAGGCGAGGGTTATGTGCGTTTTGCGATAACTCTTCCAAAAGAGCGGATATCGGAGGCTATCGCCCGAATGAAGAAAAACGAGATCAGATTCTAG